One region of Termitidicoccus mucosus genomic DNA includes:
- a CDS encoding isoprenyl transferase — MPANRNAPSQNAAATTSAVPAHVAIIMDGNGRWAKQRGLPRLEGHRRGSRTVRAITTAAFELGVRYLTLYAFSAENWKRPQDEVGGLMRLLEFFLKQELKTLHKNKIRLRTIGRTDALPAPVRKQLAATIAATADHARGTLVLALNYGSRDEIADAANAYAAAVAAGREPAGGCTWETFARHLYTADIPDPDLVIRTSGETRVSNFLLMQSAYAEFIFTPVLWPDFTKEDFAAALETYARRERRFGLTSEQIKGKLEVRN; from the coding sequence ATGCCCGCCAACCGAAACGCGCCTTCCCAAAACGCCGCCGCCACGACCTCCGCCGTGCCCGCGCACGTCGCCATCATCATGGACGGCAATGGGCGCTGGGCGAAACAACGCGGCCTGCCGCGCCTCGAAGGCCACCGGCGCGGCTCGCGCACCGTGCGCGCGATCACCACGGCGGCATTCGAACTCGGCGTGCGTTACCTGACGCTCTACGCCTTTTCCGCCGAAAACTGGAAGCGCCCGCAGGACGAAGTCGGCGGCCTTATGCGCCTGCTCGAATTTTTTCTCAAGCAGGAACTCAAGACCCTCCACAAAAACAAAATCCGCCTTCGCACCATCGGCCGCACCGACGCGCTCCCCGCCCCGGTGCGCAAGCAGCTCGCCGCGACCATCGCCGCCACGGCCGACCATGCCCGCGGCACACTCGTTCTCGCGCTCAACTACGGCTCCCGCGATGAAATCGCCGACGCCGCCAATGCCTACGCCGCCGCCGTCGCCGCCGGACGCGAACCCGCCGGAGGCTGCACGTGGGAAACCTTTGCGCGCCACCTGTACACCGCCGACATCCCCGATCCCGATCTCGTCATCCGCACCTCCGGCGAAACCCGCGTCAGCAACTTCCTCCTCATGCAAAGCGCCTACGCCGAGTTTATTTTCACTCCCGTTCTCTGGCCCGACTTCACCAAGGAAGACTTTGCCGCCGCCCTCGAAACCTACGCCCGCCGCGAACGCCGCTTCGGGCTCACCAGCGAACAGATAAAAGGAAAATTAGAAGTTAGAAATTAG
- a CDS encoding pseudouridine synthase produces the protein MSAPATIRIQKFLADSGVCSRRAAEALIREGEVWVNAAPATIGQRVTPGEDKVTVSGKPVRAAAQPRITLAMHKPRGLICSNDDPHHPKNIFTVLPGEFAKHRFFCAGRLDKESEGLVILTTDGDLANRLMHPRNTVVKRYLVTLKQPFPHTKKPLLLKGIVLEGERLKVERATLIAPNRDNASPQVDVQMHHGKKREIRLLFTTLGYDVKRLRRYQIGAFPLKGIPLRAVKPLTPREIELLFKIPAGPRDRENALPDADKRIPHTTKHQSTITTTIHKKTRNPR, from the coding sequence ATGAGCGCGCCCGCCACCATCCGCATCCAGAAATTTCTTGCCGACTCCGGCGTGTGCTCCCGCCGCGCGGCCGAGGCGCTCATCCGGGAAGGCGAGGTTTGGGTCAACGCCGCCCCGGCCACGATCGGCCAGCGCGTCACCCCCGGGGAGGACAAGGTCACCGTCTCCGGCAAACCCGTGCGCGCCGCCGCCCAGCCGCGCATCACCCTGGCGATGCACAAGCCCCGCGGCCTCATCTGCTCGAACGACGACCCGCACCACCCCAAGAACATCTTCACCGTGCTGCCCGGCGAGTTTGCGAAACACCGCTTCTTCTGCGCCGGCCGCCTCGACAAGGAGAGCGAGGGCCTCGTCATCCTCACCACCGACGGCGATCTCGCCAACCGCCTCATGCACCCGCGCAACACCGTGGTGAAGCGCTACCTCGTCACGCTCAAGCAACCCTTTCCCCACACGAAAAAGCCGCTCCTCCTCAAGGGCATCGTCCTCGAGGGCGAGCGTCTGAAAGTCGAACGTGCCACCCTCATCGCCCCCAACCGCGACAACGCCTCCCCGCAAGTGGATGTGCAGATGCATCACGGCAAAAAACGCGAGATCCGCCTTCTCTTCACCACTCTCGGCTACGACGTGAAACGCCTCCGCCGCTACCAGATCGGCGCGTTTCCGCTCAAAGGCATCCCGCTGCGCGCCGTGAAGCCGCTCACTCCGCGTGAAATCGAACTTCTCTTCAAAATCCCCGCAGGCCCGCGCGACCGCGAGAACGCCCTTCCAGATGCGGATAAACGCATCCCGCACACCACCAAGCACCAATCGACAATCACCACCACAATCCACAAAAAAACACGCAATCCTCGCTGA
- the folD gene encoding bifunctional methylenetetrahydrofolate dehydrogenase/methenyltetrahydrofolate cyclohydrolase FolD: protein MQLIDGNQIAKTLIAELKAEVSAAPGRKPCIALVRVGDDPASVSYVTKKEKTSAEIGITSRVILPPVTIPQDELFALIDRLNADPAVDGILVQSPLPKHIDEVAVFRRVAPHKDVDGFNTINLGKVAQEDDTGFVACTPAGIMELLARSSVDLRGKHVVVLGRSLIVGKPVALLALQKKAGANGTVTICHSQTANLPALTRQADVLIAAIGRAAFVTADMVKPGAVVIDVGINRVADATKKSGCRLVGDVDFAQVAPKCSQITPVPGGVGPMTVALLMKNTVKAWRQNNQKTENLKAET from the coding sequence ATGCAACTTATCGACGGCAACCAGATCGCCAAAACCCTCATCGCCGAACTCAAGGCCGAAGTCTCCGCCGCCCCCGGACGCAAACCCTGCATCGCGCTCGTCCGCGTCGGTGACGACCCCGCCTCCGTCTCCTACGTCACCAAAAAGGAAAAAACCTCCGCCGAAATCGGCATCACCAGCCGCGTCATTCTTCCCCCCGTCACCATCCCGCAGGACGAGCTCTTTGCCCTCATCGACCGGCTCAACGCCGACCCCGCCGTGGACGGCATCCTCGTCCAATCGCCGCTCCCCAAGCACATCGACGAAGTGGCGGTTTTCCGCCGTGTCGCCCCGCACAAGGACGTTGACGGCTTCAACACCATCAACCTCGGCAAGGTCGCCCAGGAGGACGACACCGGCTTCGTGGCCTGCACCCCCGCCGGCATCATGGAACTCCTCGCGCGCAGTTCCGTCGATCTCCGCGGCAAGCACGTGGTCGTCCTCGGGCGCTCCCTCATCGTCGGCAAGCCCGTCGCCCTCCTCGCCCTCCAGAAAAAAGCCGGCGCCAACGGCACCGTCACCATCTGCCACTCGCAAACGGCAAACCTCCCCGCGCTCACCCGCCAGGCCGACGTCCTCATCGCCGCCATCGGGCGCGCCGCCTTTGTGACCGCCGACATGGTGAAGCCCGGCGCGGTCGTCATCGACGTCGGCATCAACCGCGTCGCCGATGCGACGAAAAAAAGCGGCTGCCGCCTCGTCGGCGACGTGGACTTCGCCCAAGTCGCGCCCAAGTGTTCGCAAATCACCCCGGTGCCCGGCGGCGTCGGCCCCATGACCGTGGCCCTCCTCATGAAAAACACCGTCAAGGCGTGGCGGCAGAACAATCAAAAGACTGAAAACCTGAAGGCCGAAACCTGA
- a CDS encoding sulfite reductase subunit alpha, with translation MTAIPSASVHNKDNPFSAKVSENRLLSKPGSEKETRHFVINLEGSDLTYKAGDSIGVYSTNRPGEVAEILELLGASGDEPVLPAMLKLAEPIALREALSARLSLAGPTRKALELLQAKTTDAAEQARLAALLAPEAREALQAFLDERAYVDLLAEFPAGRAGVTPQELADLMRKLMPRLYSIASSPKAFPREVHLTVAILRYRSNGRDRVGVCSTFLADRTELRETPVPVFISSSHFGPPANPAADAIMVGPGTGIAPFRAFVQDRAADGAPGRNWLFFGDRHKAADFLYEEEWENHLANGRLTRLDLAWSRDQERKIYVQDRMRENAAELWAWIRNGAHFYVCGDAKRMAKDVDAALHEIIAQQGGMDAAAAAEYVKAMKKDKRYQRDVY, from the coding sequence ATGACCGCGATTCCCAGTGCTTCTGTCCATAACAAGGACAATCCCTTTTCCGCCAAGGTCTCGGAAAACCGACTGCTCAGCAAACCGGGGTCGGAAAAGGAGACGCGGCATTTTGTCATCAATCTCGAAGGGAGCGACCTGACCTACAAGGCGGGCGATTCGATCGGCGTGTATTCGACCAACCGGCCCGGGGAGGTCGCGGAGATTCTCGAGTTGCTCGGCGCGTCCGGCGACGAGCCCGTCCTGCCTGCGATGCTCAAGCTGGCGGAGCCCATCGCCTTGCGCGAGGCGCTCAGCGCGCGCCTGTCGCTGGCCGGGCCGACGCGAAAGGCGCTCGAATTGTTGCAGGCGAAAACCACCGATGCCGCCGAGCAGGCGCGGCTCGCCGCCCTGCTGGCGCCCGAGGCGAGGGAGGCGCTCCAGGCATTTCTCGACGAGCGCGCGTATGTGGATTTGCTGGCGGAGTTTCCCGCCGGGCGGGCGGGCGTGACGCCGCAGGAACTGGCGGACCTGATGCGCAAGCTGATGCCGCGCCTCTATTCCATCGCCTCGTCGCCGAAGGCGTTTCCCCGGGAAGTGCATCTCACCGTGGCGATCTTGCGCTACCGGTCGAACGGACGCGACCGCGTCGGCGTGTGCTCGACCTTCCTGGCTGATCGCACCGAATTGAGGGAGACGCCGGTGCCGGTGTTCATATCGAGTTCGCATTTCGGACCGCCCGCGAACCCGGCGGCGGACGCGATCATGGTCGGCCCGGGCACCGGCATCGCGCCGTTCCGCGCCTTTGTGCAGGACCGGGCCGCCGATGGAGCGCCCGGCCGCAACTGGCTTTTCTTTGGCGACCGGCACAAGGCCGCCGACTTTCTCTACGAGGAGGAATGGGAGAACCATCTCGCCAACGGCCGGCTCACGCGCCTCGACCTGGCCTGGTCGCGCGACCAGGAGCGAAAGATCTACGTGCAGGACAGGATGCGCGAGAATGCCGCCGAGCTTTGGGCCTGGATAAGGAACGGCGCGCATTTCTACGTGTGCGGCGACGCGAAGCGCATGGCGAAGGACGTGGACGCCGCCCTGCACGAAATCATCGCGCAGCAGGGCGGCATGGATGCCGCCGCGGCCGCCGAATACGTGAAGGCGATGAAGAAGGACAAACGCTACCAGCGCGACGTGTATTGA
- a CDS encoding phosphatidate cytidylyltransferase: protein MPVLLKRTLSTLVLWAIVFSLLYYLGATGAVWLVALMVALTLHEFDALMRNSGYRPFGKLNILLGAAIILVPWYLPRLGIDAAMIDTADLLALGVIVASVRIIAERDSSNRVETLASTLFGLVYVPLMFQFFVRVIAAHTGAPHSYTGVLFFLWIIIASKLCDTGALLTGMAIGKHKMTPVISPKKTWEGACGGLLTSALISAAFAALFRAWLPAGFTPLFAALSALPIAALGIVADLVESIIKRRANIKDSGATIPGIGGMFDVTDSLILTAPAAYWLLKLI from the coding sequence GTGCCAGTCCTCCTAAAACGCACCCTTAGCACGCTCGTCCTCTGGGCGATTGTGTTTTCCCTGCTTTATTATCTCGGCGCCACCGGCGCGGTCTGGCTCGTCGCCCTCATGGTCGCGCTCACGCTCCATGAGTTCGATGCCCTCATGCGCAACAGCGGCTACCGGCCCTTCGGGAAACTCAACATCCTCCTGGGCGCGGCGATCATTCTCGTCCCCTGGTATCTGCCGCGCCTCGGCATCGACGCCGCCATGATCGACACCGCCGACCTCCTGGCGCTCGGGGTCATCGTCGCTTCCGTGCGCATCATCGCCGAACGGGACTCCTCCAATCGCGTCGAGACGCTCGCCTCGACCCTCTTCGGCCTCGTTTATGTGCCGCTCATGTTCCAGTTTTTCGTGCGCGTCATCGCCGCGCACACCGGCGCGCCGCATTCCTACACCGGCGTCCTCTTTTTCCTCTGGATCATCATCGCCTCGAAACTCTGCGACACCGGCGCGCTCCTCACCGGCATGGCCATCGGGAAACACAAGATGACGCCTGTCATCAGCCCGAAAAAAACCTGGGAAGGCGCCTGCGGCGGCCTGCTCACCTCCGCGCTCATCAGCGCGGCCTTTGCCGCGCTCTTCCGCGCGTGGCTGCCCGCCGGGTTTACCCCGCTCTTTGCTGCGCTGAGCGCGCTCCCCATCGCCGCCCTCGGCATCGTGGCCGACCTCGTGGAATCCATCATCAAACGCCGCGCCAACATCAAGGACTCCGGCGCCACCATCCCCGGCATCGGCGGCATGTTCGACGTCACCGACAGCCTCATCCTCACCGCCCCGGCGGCGTATTGGCTGTTGAAGCTGATATGA
- a CDS encoding SH3 domain-containing protein, with protein MKTTALIRHIAAAAAFALAAASLPAADNASAASPLPAPAPVYNQPAASAAVINTLAAGVTPAYPAGESTVALPSGWLAVELAGPHTIYVRDTDLNKQLDPKPGVALRLEPKTDGPVLATMEKGDTVELTGQKGRWIQFQLNRPVIGYIQSAGGTAAAEVTSDKSQVASAPAAATSAAPAAPRTAATPAPSAAASTPSVPAATSTDAIAPLPRSLKGIFASTRRAFAPRRPYDYQLNDDAGNRYTYLDVSKLVMTEQIEKYVGRGVIIYGLAEAVPNTKDIVIRVETLQLAK; from the coding sequence ATGAAGACCACCGCCCTCATCCGCCACATCGCCGCCGCTGCCGCATTCGCCCTTGCCGCAGCCTCGCTGCCGGCTGCCGACAACGCCTCCGCCGCCTCGCCGCTGCCGGCTCCCGCTCCCGTCTATAACCAGCCCGCCGCCAGCGCGGCCGTCATCAACACCCTCGCCGCCGGCGTCACCCCCGCCTACCCTGCCGGGGAAAGCACCGTCGCCCTGCCCTCCGGATGGCTCGCCGTCGAACTCGCCGGCCCGCACACCATCTATGTCCGCGACACCGACCTCAACAAACAGCTCGATCCCAAACCCGGCGTCGCCCTCCGCCTCGAACCCAAGACCGACGGCCCGGTTCTCGCCACGATGGAAAAAGGCGACACCGTGGAACTCACCGGCCAGAAAGGCCGCTGGATCCAATTTCAACTCAACCGTCCCGTGATCGGCTACATCCAGAGCGCCGGCGGCACCGCCGCCGCCGAAGTGACAAGTGACAAGTCACAAGTGGCAAGCGCCCCTGCCGCCGCGACGTCCGCCGCCCCTGCCGCGCCCCGGACGGCCGCCACCCCCGCGCCCTCCGCCGCTGCAAGCACGCCCTCCGTCCCCGCGGCCACCTCCACCGACGCCATCGCTCCCCTGCCCCGCTCCCTGAAGGGCATCTTTGCCAGCACCCGCCGCGCCTTCGCCCCCCGCCGGCCCTACGACTATCAACTCAATGACGACGCCGGCAACCGCTACACTTACCTCGATGTCAGCAAACTCGTCATGACCGAGCAGATCGAAAAATACGTCGGGCGAGGCGTCATCATTTACGGCCTCGCCGAGGCCGTCCCCAACACCAAGGACATCGTCATCCGCGTCGAGACCCTTCAGCTCGCCAAATAA
- the dxr gene encoding 1-deoxy-D-xylulose-5-phosphate reductoisomerase → MPDSAIRIPHSAFPARRRVSLLGATGSIGQSTLRVIAAHPDKLELVSIAAHSNWEKLAAIAAEFRVPRVAIHDATAFESARASGAFPPGTELLPGPGGLVELARSPEAGTVLVAVVGTAGLRPALAAIESGKTLALASKEILVLAGSFVMDAARRHGARLLPVDSEHNAVFQCLEGRPASDVARVILTASGGAFRDWPADALARATPADALRHPNWAMGPKITVDSATLANKGLELIEAQILFGLSPGQCRAVLHPQSIVHALVEFTDGSMLAQLCPPSMTFPIQHALLHPVRAPGPESALNLEKLLSLEFRPVDETRYPMLALARQAMRAGGTAPAIYNAANEVAVAAFLEEKLPFTAIPSVVEKTLQALPATVPQALDEVLAIDADARRVAAGALP, encoded by the coding sequence ATGCCTGATTCCGCAATCCGCATTCCGCATTCCGCATTTCCGGCGCGCCGCCGTGTCTCGCTCCTCGGCGCCACCGGTTCCATCGGCCAGAGCACGCTGCGCGTCATCGCCGCCCACCCGGACAAACTCGAACTCGTTTCCATCGCCGCGCATTCCAACTGGGAAAAACTCGCCGCCATCGCCGCCGAGTTTCGCGTGCCCCGCGTGGCCATCCACGACGCGACCGCCTTCGAATCCGCCCGCGCCTCGGGCGCGTTTCCGCCCGGCACCGAACTCCTCCCCGGTCCCGGCGGCCTCGTCGAGCTCGCGCGCTCGCCCGAAGCCGGCACCGTCCTCGTCGCCGTCGTCGGCACCGCCGGCCTGCGCCCCGCGCTCGCCGCCATCGAGTCGGGCAAAACCCTCGCCCTCGCCAGCAAGGAAATCCTCGTTCTCGCCGGCTCCTTCGTGATGGACGCCGCCCGCCGCCACGGCGCGCGCCTGCTCCCCGTGGACAGCGAGCACAACGCCGTTTTCCAATGCCTCGAAGGGCGCCCCGCCTCCGATGTCGCCCGCGTCATCCTCACCGCCAGCGGCGGAGCGTTTCGCGACTGGCCCGCCGACGCGCTCGCCCGCGCCACGCCCGCCGACGCGCTCCGCCATCCGAATTGGGCGATGGGGCCGAAAATCACCGTCGATTCCGCCACGCTCGCGAACAAAGGACTCGAGCTCATCGAAGCCCAGATCCTCTTCGGCCTGAGCCCCGGCCAGTGCCGCGCCGTGCTTCATCCGCAAAGCATCGTGCACGCCCTCGTGGAGTTCACCGACGGCTCCATGCTCGCGCAACTCTGCCCGCCCTCCATGACCTTTCCCATCCAGCACGCCCTTCTCCACCCGGTTCGCGCCCCCGGTCCCGAGTCCGCGCTCAATCTCGAAAAACTTCTCTCCCTCGAATTCCGCCCCGTTGACGAAACCCGTTATCCCATGCTGGCGCTCGCCCGGCAGGCCATGCGCGCCGGCGGCACGGCCCCCGCCATCTACAACGCCGCCAACGAAGTCGCCGTCGCCGCGTTCTTGGAAGAAAAGCTTCCGTTCACGGCCATTCCGTCTGTCGTCGAGAAAACCCTGCAAGCCCTCCCCGCGACCGTCCCGCAGGCTCTTGATGAAGTCCTCGCCATCGACGCCGACGCGCGGCGCGTGGCGGCGGGCGCGCTTCCATAA
- a CDS encoding ATP-binding response regulator has product MPKILVVDDQPVNVQLLKKKLEREGMTVTTAESGQDALDLVHRDSPDLILLDIMMPDMDGFEVCQLLQADPATRAIPVIFVTARGTKESKLEGLATGAVDYITKPVDLDEMLARVQTQLRVLAINREKLDLEQRLAESRHAATIGSVSQGIAHNLNNLLAVVLGYIDLIRLQAAKPELVKSNAANVENAIKRIADVIKQLNLLAIETRPPTIEVPLDKLLAGGVARFQADNHIDVAPLTENPLGGLIVHVQVEAFERILSALLLNAWESHGDATPDQRSVELRSRRTGDAKAIEILIEDRGRGIAPGIRAHMFEPFVSTKQHVGVGMGLTIARHSLRNMGGDLALSDREGGGTTATITYPLS; this is encoded by the coding sequence ATGCCCAAAATCCTCGTGGTCGACGACCAGCCCGTAAACGTCCAGCTCCTCAAAAAGAAACTCGAGCGCGAAGGCATGACCGTCACCACCGCCGAATCCGGGCAGGATGCGCTCGACCTTGTCCACCGCGATTCGCCCGACCTCATCCTCCTCGACATCATGATGCCCGACATGGACGGCTTCGAGGTCTGCCAGCTCCTGCAGGCCGATCCCGCCACCCGCGCCATTCCCGTCATCTTCGTCACCGCCCGCGGCACCAAGGAAAGCAAACTCGAAGGACTCGCCACCGGCGCCGTCGATTACATCACCAAGCCCGTCGATCTCGACGAAATGCTCGCCCGCGTGCAGACGCAGCTCCGCGTCCTCGCCATCAACCGCGAGAAACTCGACCTCGAGCAACGCCTCGCCGAATCCCGCCACGCCGCCACCATCGGCTCCGTCAGCCAGGGCATCGCGCACAACCTCAACAACCTCCTCGCCGTCGTCCTCGGCTACATCGACCTGATCCGCCTTCAGGCCGCGAAGCCCGAACTGGTCAAAAGCAACGCGGCCAACGTCGAAAACGCGATCAAACGCATCGCCGACGTCATCAAGCAGCTCAACCTGCTCGCCATCGAAACCCGCCCTCCCACCATCGAGGTGCCCCTCGACAAACTCCTTGCCGGCGGCGTCGCCCGCTTCCAGGCCGACAACCACATCGACGTCGCCCCGCTGACCGAGAATCCGCTCGGCGGCCTCATCGTCCACGTGCAGGTCGAGGCCTTCGAACGCATCCTCTCCGCGCTGCTTCTCAACGCATGGGAAAGCCACGGCGACGCCACCCCCGACCAGCGTTCCGTCGAGCTGCGCTCCCGCCGGACCGGCGACGCCAAAGCCATTGAAATCCTCATCGAGGATCGCGGGCGGGGCATCGCCCCGGGCATCCGCGCCCACATGTTCGAACCCTTTGTGAGCACCAAGCAGCATGTCGGCGTGGGCATGGGCTTGACGATCGCGCGCCATTCCCTGCGCAACATGGGCGGCGACCTCGCGCTCTCCGACCGCGAAGGCGGCGGCACCACCGCGACCATTACCTACCCGCTTTCATAG
- a CDS encoding class I SAM-dependent rRNA methyltransferase encodes MPRQKSQPEPSDDDVSTPAGAPPPPAASANPGAPVDRSQWARPWAQLKYFTFQPAIFPRLLGQVSPDARPGDLVTVYDKAGQRLGAGLYNPRAKIVLRVVAHGAEAELGEAYFERAIRRAVALRRDVFKLDADTDAYRLIGSDGDGLSGLAIDRYGDTLLCEVYSLGMAQRLPGWLPLLHKLAGTKFARVQVDHDLGSLEGIKPSAFKETNAAAPRLVKIREHGVRYEVDFAEGHKTGFFCDQRENRRAVARFTRGARVLDLCCYTGGFSLCAKVLGGADEVTSVDLDEAAIAQAKRNANLNQARLKFVHADAFAYARQMQTNGGQWDVVVLDPPKFIFTREAPGNHEGRKKYEDLNQLAISLVKPGGVFVTCSCSGLLSLEDFEQHVIKAAHRQQRRLQFFDRTGPGADHPVYSNCLESRYLKVLWARVI; translated from the coding sequence ATGCCGCGCCAGAAATCGCAACCAGAGCCGTCCGATGACGACGTTTCCACGCCGGCCGGCGCGCCGCCGCCGCCAGCCGCTTCCGCCAATCCCGGGGCGCCCGTGGACCGCTCGCAATGGGCGCGGCCCTGGGCGCAGTTGAAATACTTCACGTTTCAACCGGCGATTTTTCCGCGCCTGCTCGGCCAGGTATCGCCCGACGCGCGGCCCGGCGACCTTGTGACGGTTTATGACAAGGCCGGACAGCGGCTCGGCGCCGGGCTCTACAACCCGCGCGCAAAAATCGTGCTCCGCGTCGTCGCGCACGGGGCGGAGGCGGAGCTGGGCGAGGCGTATTTCGAGCGGGCCATCCGGCGCGCGGTGGCGTTGCGGCGCGATGTGTTCAAGCTCGACGCGGACACCGACGCCTACCGGCTGATCGGCTCCGATGGCGACGGGCTCAGCGGGCTCGCCATCGACCGTTACGGCGACACGCTGTTGTGCGAAGTTTACAGCCTCGGCATGGCGCAGCGCCTGCCCGGCTGGCTGCCTTTGCTGCATAAGCTGGCGGGCACAAAATTCGCCCGCGTGCAGGTCGATCACGATCTCGGCAGCCTGGAGGGCATCAAGCCGTCCGCCTTCAAGGAAACCAACGCCGCCGCGCCCCGGCTGGTGAAAATCCGCGAGCACGGCGTGCGCTACGAAGTCGATTTTGCCGAGGGGCACAAAACCGGGTTTTTCTGCGACCAGCGCGAGAACCGCCGCGCGGTGGCGCGTTTCACGCGGGGCGCGCGCGTGCTCGACCTGTGCTGTTACACGGGCGGTTTCTCGCTCTGCGCGAAAGTGCTCGGCGGCGCGGACGAGGTGACGAGCGTGGACCTCGACGAGGCCGCCATCGCGCAGGCGAAACGCAACGCCAACCTGAACCAGGCGCGCCTGAAATTCGTGCATGCCGATGCGTTTGCCTACGCGCGGCAGATGCAGACCAACGGCGGGCAATGGGACGTGGTTGTGCTCGATCCGCCGAAATTCATCTTCACGCGCGAGGCCCCGGGCAACCATGAGGGGCGGAAGAAATACGAGGATCTCAACCAGCTTGCCATCAGCCTCGTGAAACCGGGCGGCGTGTTCGTGACCTGCTCGTGCTCGGGTTTGCTGAGCCTGGAGGATTTCGAGCAGCACGTCATCAAGGCGGCCCATCGCCAGCAGCGCCGCCTGCAATTTTTCGACCGCACCGGCCCCGGCGCGGATCATCCGGTTTATTCGAACTGCCTTGAGAGTCGCTATCTGAAGGTGCTTTGGGCGCGGGTGATATAG